The sequence below is a genomic window from Alosa alosa isolate M-15738 ecotype Scorff River chromosome 5, AALO_Geno_1.1, whole genome shotgun sequence.
tactagtgagggtgttgtgggccttgcTAATTAACTAATAgcatgtatattttgttcactagttaactagttacacctaaaagagaaacaagctgactgtttttgtccactagttaactagtggaacaattgaagtctcactagtttgcatgtgtggcagtgaagcagctcgctagttaactagtgcgcacaagacacactgcaaaaactgcttatctaacaaaatctaactaagtgttattaatcttatatcaagataaaaaaaaactagttggtattgttttcagtatgaagagacttacctagctcTTTCTTgtcaaatcatttgacttaatttaaaaaatgtttgacttattttaagacatctcatcttgaaaacaagcaaatttgtctgccagtgcgttaagcaaatttgtcctaaaaacaagcaaatttgtctgccagtgtgttgagtaaatttgtcttgataagactccttaaaataaattaaagtcttcttaaattaagtcaaaatgatcttttgagagggcgctaggtaagtcttttcatactaaaaataataccaaatagattttttaatcttaatataagattaataacacttggttagaattcatttttttgcagtgtagagGGCATTTTGAGCCTTACATGTTAGCTAGTGAGGACAACACTGTCCATAGTGAACTAACAGGAGAAAAATGCCcctcacactagtaaactagtggaatttgaataaatacacaaacagctGGCATTTtgtgccactagttaactagtggaacgtAACAatggccactagttaactagtgcgcaaTGTCGCACACttgcatgcaaatcaagaaggcggaacaaggattttgattggtccatttaagctagtgacactttttagacctcactagttaactagtgggcatttgtgtcttcactagttaactagtgagcagttttgccttcactagttgacatgtaagtgtcacaatgaagccactagtttactagctaaagttcctttggccagcatgttaacttgtgtgccacatgcaaatgttgtgggtggtaTTTTGTGtaattctgtgctgtgattggttgtcatgttctatttggacatagggagccaataaaatgcctcaatttccagaattcaccgcctcctaatttgaattctgcgccactagttgactagtatGAATTTTGTCTTCAACTAATTGACtggtatacatttatgacctagtttggacaaaggatgcatcaactagttaactagtgagcctgctgccgtcacctagctagctagtaagccatttatgttcactagttaactagtgacattgacctactccaactagttaactagtgagttatgccttcactagtaaacttGTGCACATTTtttgctgtcactagttaactagtttggccCAAAAGCCTTGATCTAGCTATCTAGTATGCATTTttgccctcactagttaactagtggacatatctgcctctcactagttaactagtgaagcaaaaaatgtgttcactagttaactagtgagcattttggctcccactagttaactagtgtgcatatcttggccctcactagttaactagttcacataAACatagctcactagttaactagttgacaaaaatggcttacatgtacatgacaattatgtttgatatcaagatatcagaataaatgttCACATTAGGCTCgccatatgtgtgagtgttgggggtggtgggtgTTTGGATTGTGGGGGCAATAGACAGAAAACTATTAAtttgccaaatagatatttcagtaacaatttacaaattttaacaaagggttaggtgaTGACTAGTTTGCTATTATTATGGCAtcttattataaagtgttacccatgttttttttacccatgttttttgttgatgtatgtttattatgttgatattattatgtttttttttctagggACCTTGACTTAGGCTACTCCATGATGTTGACATCTCATAAAaaactattacagtttttcacaatttctaaaacACTAAACTCCATTCTCTGAACCAAATTCTCAGTTGCCTGAACATATTTCTCGATCACCCTTTTGGCAAAACCTTAAACGGTTTTCACATATgaaacacaatttgcagatctcagactctttttgcaaaactctaaagacattctcatgcaataaaacacattttgcattgtGATGCACATGTGATGCATAATAATAACCAGTGGCAAAGGTCAACACAAACAAAGCACAAATGCTATACGTTACAGTTTTTCCACAATGGCTAAAACACTAAACTCCATTCTCTGAACCAAACTCTTGCTTGAACACATTTCTTGAATCGGTTTCAACATTCACTCAAGATTAAATCCAGTAAACATAAAGTATTTAGAATGGGGGTTTATGTgcagttttgagaaaagggtggaaggtttcaaattGTGAAAACCTGTATACAGGAAAAGACAGGCATATCAATACTGTAAATGAGAAGTAGATTGCAGTCTACAGCCTACAATGTACTCTGAATGCCTCACTGATTCTGTTCATTGTTGATATGAACCTGCACTGTTCAGCAACATGTTTACACTCTAAAATATTGGTTgtgtcacatcatttgaaacaagtgtgaTCAATTTTGAGTTGTTGTGTTTAATGCgtgtttctttgtgtttacCTTTTGCCACTTGTGGTTACCAAAAAAAGGTTTTGCCAAAAGGGGAATCGATTCAAGAAATGTGTTCAGGCAACTGAGAATTTGGTTCAGAGAATGgtgtttagtgttttagcaattgtgaaaaactgtaaaatagataaacaaaccaaatgaaaacaaaatgtggTAAAGGTCATAATACAAATGGAAGACACatgtacaaaaataaaataatagaagTAAAattaactaaaataaaataaacagataaaAACAGAAAATTGAGATAAATGGGTGAAAGGTGGAACTTGACAAGGGCTAATAGGTGGCATCAGCCTGAGCTAAAAGTGGAGGGCTGTAAGGAGTAAGGAGAAGACCTGAGTGTCATGGGGCTGAGCAGTATACAATCTTTAAAGATTTAAGTGTTTCATGGGAAGAACTTAAAAATGGTATAATGAGCCAATGTATAATGTGtttactgatttttttttagctttccTTATAGCCTCTCTTGTTTATGTACtatatttatatactatatTTCTCCAGCTTGAATTTAGTTTTACCTGACTTCAGCATTTTGTGTGAATGATTTATTCTATGTAATTTTGCATTACAGTTGGCAATGACTTCTACGACCACTGACGTCAAGAAAGTGCTTTTCTTCATCGTTTTTGCTGCTTGTGGACTGATAACTATGCCGCTGTTTTTATACTACATTGGCAATCAGTCATCCACAGTCTGTCCAAATTATTTCACAAAGGTACCTAATGTGACTGTGGCAAAGCCAGAGAAACCCATTCTTTTGATCTGGTTGTGGCCGCAGGGTGTCAAATTTGACTTCAAAGACTGCAAGACCTATTTCAACATAGACAGCTGCGTTCTCACAGATGATCGCTCCCTGTACCGTGCTGCAGATGGAGTTGTCTTCTATCATAAGACCATCGCATGGGATCTCAACAATCTTCCTAAGGATCCACGACCAGCATTCCAAAAGTGGATCTGGTACAATGTTGAATCTCCAACCAACACTGCCAGAAAAGCTGGATTGGATGGATTGTTCAATCTCACTTTGACCTACAGACGAGATTTAGACATTACTACTCGCTATGAACTGAGCATTGTGAGAAGTCAGGAACAATTTGTGCTTCCACAGAAAAAACAAATTGTTTGCTGGATTGCAAGCAATAACATTCCAGGGACCGGTGCATCAACCCGACTGAACTATTACCATGAACTAAAGAAGCATATTGATGTGAAAGTATATGGTCAAGCTGTCTCAGGGGCAACTTTTCTAAGGTATGAAGACTATTACTCTACCATTGCTAGCTGCAAATTTTACCTGGCCTTTGAGAACTCTATTCATGAGGACTACATCACAGAAAAGTTAAATGGACCAATGGTCAGTGGGACTGTGCCAGTAGTTTTAGGTGCGTCCAGGGAGAACTGTGAACAGTTTATTCCCGCAGACTCGTTCATCCATGTGGATGACTTCCCTAATCCAAAAGCTTTGGCTGAGTACCTGCATCAGTTGAATCAGAACAAAGACATGTATATGCGTTACTTTGCATGGAGGAAATACTTCAGAGCTACACCTCATCTTCTAACAACACACAATGAATTTACACAGCCCATCTGCACTGCCTGTGCCCATATTGCTGAAGACAACACCTATAATGTGGTCCATGATCTGTTCTGGTGGTTCCATAAAAATATTGCTGGGCACCAGTGGAAATGAGATGGTAAGATCTCTAAAAGCTCTTAGCAgatgcataaaaaaacagttAAAGGACGAAACTTTGATTTTTGTCTTTTAGTCTTTCAGAGTCCTCGCCAGCTTCAATTTTACATGACCTGAATGTATTTAATGCAAAAAGTTAAGATGATATAATATGAAGTACAAATCATAAAAGTGTTTCTCCATATCTCCCTCTAGTATGGGCTTTAGTTAGTTTGCTCTCTGTAAAGACTCATCACACATCATTGGGGTTCCTTCAAATGCTGGTCACCTGTACATCTCTTCAGTTATTGCTTTAAATGCTGTTACACAACAGTAAGTTTACAGCTAGAAGTCACTCTGACGTGACCGTTCTATTAATTGAAAATGAGAGAGCAGCGAATTCATACGGTCACATTTAGTCACATTATTGAGTGACCAAATGGAATAGGGTAAATGTTAATTTTAGCATGTGATGTATAGATAAGCAAGTATGCTATACAAATGGTTTCCTCCGACCTCCTTCCCTGTGCTGGGCAAAACAACAATGGATAGCCTATATCCCTCTGACCTAGATGACTTAACATATCTATGAATGATATTTTAGCTTTGCTGATTAAGCTTACATAATCTCTGAATGTCTTTAAGACAGAGCTAGCCTGTCCCTCCTCCTCAGATTTATGACTTGATTGATGAAACCATAACAGTCCTGTTTTAATGGACAAAAATGCAGGCACTATTAGTAACATTGTCAGAGTATTCATTAAATTGACAACTTAAGACAGTATAAGCCAGATTAAGATGCTTGAAGATGATTATTGGAAAACATACGTCTTTTGGAGCATTTACTAGCCTATGAGGTCATCCACAGTAGGCTAAGCTCAGGTTGTCCCACACTGCACAGTGGGGACCAAAGCAAAGCCCTAGATACATACGCACATGAAAGGTGTTCAAGTTCTGTGCCTAGATTCTCTTAAACATTAAATAACAaagttttcttgtgtgtgtgtgtgttgttatgatTAGTCTTACATCATCCCTTTTATTTTGTACTATTATTTGTAAACATGTTTGTAATGTCTGTGCCAAGTTACGGGTACACTGGCGAGTCTCACTGCTCCAtcaggcatcatgtttttgttttgtttgttttcacccCCATTATGTTAATTTGTTAGTGTAAAGTGTATTGAGGCCATGTTGCATGGTGATAGTGCACCATAAACAATACATTGATTGATTGGTGGTTGCATTCAAGAACAGTCATTAAGTGACATAAGGAAAAGGAGAAAAGGGGAAAttgttgttgcttttatttgaaTTGCCAGACTTCATAAGCCAAGTAGAGTATAAAAATCAACAGACATTTTACTGTATAGCTGACATTTATAAAATAACAACAGGTAGAACTGACCAGGCTACATCAATAAGTGTTGCTTCAGGGAAGTTGCACTTGTAAACATTTTTTGTCTGCAGCACTATTCAAGTAACCAAAAGGAATACTGATATGCAAGTGACATGGTGTCCACTACCGTATCGTACTCTGATTAAAAAAAGTTTAAGCTTGCAACATTCTGCTATTAAAGGATGCACAGCACAGATCTATGGCACTGGGAAGGCAAGTAGACTTGCTCTTATTTGacaaaaacacaacagacaAGTGACTGCAGTCTCTTTTAGTACAAATGCAATTGAGCAATTCAGGAGAGTTGACTTCTCAGTCACTTCAGCCCATCACTATAACTCTCACTAAGCACACAGTGGATAAGATGATATTAAATACATTCAATATTGCGCTCACATAACAATACGTACAAACAGCTCAATACAGCAATTTGTGGTGGATTCTATGACAATATGGTTTCATGTGTTAGTTTAATATGGCAGGCATCCGAAGCAGATATGTTACAAAGCCTTCTCACCAAGTCCATGTCAAAATTAGTATATTGATTAACATACTGTACTGCCACCAATATTGAAATAGCACTGCATTGTAATCTTGTTTTCATTAACAAGAAATGAAATTGGTTTCTGCCTCCCATCGAGGCAATGAATAACACCATGGAATTGATGTCTTTGAATCAATACATCCTAATGTGAGCCAGTTACACCATTCACTGATTCacatttttccatcactctCTGCAAGGAAAGAGAACAGACAATGTTAAAAAGACAATGTGTACAGAGGATACATGATATATTAACATATTCataatgaaatgtatttttaaatttacaATGATTTCACCATGCTTTGAAATGTTAATGACTGTGAGTAAGACATCATTCACCATCAGTGTGAGACATACCATTGGATGAATTATGTTTCTTTTGACTAGAGACCACAGCTGTGGGACTTAACCCTAAGAGGACAAGACAGATCGTTAGGCTAAATATCTTGACTTCACATGCAATTTCAACAAACCTGAAGCATTTTCTTGAAAAATGGAGCATAGCATTAGTTCAGGCAGGCCACGGAGTCATGCCCACCAACTTGGCTAACTGCTCAGCTGACTACACAGCTGATTGATCAGCTGATCACTCGCTCTTATATTGGTGGACATCATTCAGGGCTTTTAAGCTGCTGTAGCCTGCCTCCTCCCAGAACAGAGCCATACcgacaaatgaaacattatgCATTACCAATAGCAATCAACCTTCTTGACAAAGTGGTCCTGACTGAAAGTAGGTCTACATATAGGTGGGAAGTACGAATGGGTTCAAAGCCATGATAACTTGTCTGGTGGCaactcaattcaattaaattcaataaGCTTTATTGGCAGTAGCAAACTCTCCATTGTAACCTATTCTGCTTATTTGCATGTGCTTATAATAAACACCCTTGTAGTGGTTTACTTTTACTTGGCTCTGTTTGCTAATATTTTCTATATTCCAGGTGTCTCTTTACCTGTTAAATCTATCGAATCATTACATATTCTGTTATCGTCACACTCTTTTTAAAATGCTTGGACCCAGAGGACTACTGTTGGTGATTCTAATTGTTTTTGATTGTAAAGAGTTCCACTGATGTTGTTGTATACCTGGATACGGATCATACTGGCCAGGCATTAGAGTGTAGCCCATGCCCAGGTGAGTGTGATGGTGGGTGTGGAGATGCTGAGAGTAAGGGACCggctccctctcctgctccagGTCCCGCTCACGCTCAGGAGATCCCCTCTCACCAGGCTGCACATGGGACAAACACAACGCACatgaacaagagagagaaacaaaccaTATGCCTTGAGACTCCATGCTAAGCATGTGATGCTGAGGAAATATGCAAAGGTAAAATATCaagtgtattcaaatgactgTGACTGTATGGCATATGCAATCATTTCTTAACTTTCAGCATAAGGCCGCTGTCTGTTTCCCAGGACTAATCAGGACCCAAGGAAGCTGCAGAGAACTTTCACCTCTGCTGTCATCAGTCCCACTGGTAGAGTGATTATGTGTGGAGTAGCACACGACTGGTAGCTGTGTGCAGTGGGAGTACAGTACACTGCCCACATGCACCCAGTTGGCAAAATGAATCAATGGTAATCAAGGAAATCAATTATCAACAAAACTGACAATGACATCAGGAAGTCAACAGAAATAATACATGTCTGCTTATCATTGGGGAAGTTAACTGGTCTGGTCCATTGGAAACTAATGGTATTCTTACCCAATACCCAACCCAGAATCACTTCTCAAAGATAGTAGGAAGAAGTTAAAATGATCGTAAAGAGGcaaatacatttaatttaaacAGCAACTAAAACACTGAATTTCTTAGattgaaaaatattttaaaataggtCTCACTGTTTTATAATTATGTTTGCTAgagtatacatactgtatatctacaAACTGGAATTGTATGTAGAACCCTCGATTTGAACTTGAAATGGACACCTCTCTATTTAAATTCAGGGAAATCACCTGGACAATGGTGACACATACCACAGGGGATTTGCCATGGTATGGCATGTTATGATGCTGACGCAGCTCCAGGGTGGTTGAGTCACTGGGAGGCTTGCTGTTCATGCTGCTGTTATTAGACTGTGATAAATCGGCCTCCTCTCTGCCCGCAGTCTTCCCATAGAGAGGGTAGTGAAAACCTAttggaggagacacacacagatgctgaaAATAACCATCTACTCGCCCAACTTCATTCTAATACATTAGGTCAACGGGATGGTTACATTATTGTATTATGGCCAACAAAACACTGACATACTGTAGGTGGACTGAACAAATTGTGGTCTCCCCAGCTAATTAGCATCACCTGACCAGGCATGTCAAGTCTGCTCAAAATAAATTGCTTCATAGGTTGCTTTTGCCATAACACTAAGAGACATGGATTGTTTGCCCCAGAATACATTGTCTGCATTGGATTTATCACAAAAATGAGTCAGGATGCCAGCCCGACTGTTATATCATGTTTATCATATTTATCTGCATCATATATCAACTTAAATCCACACAACTGAGTGCAGAAAGGAACGTGTTGATGGTGCACCatcaaaatcttttttttgtcctgcacctgccagaaggaGGGATGTGCACAAAATAACTTTTTGTTGAACGCACCATCAAAATCCAACATGAAAGCAATGAGTTACCACACAATTTCTTCCTCCCAAATGTTTGAAAGCAACAAAGACCATACAAAGCTCACTGAGAGATTTGTTTCTACAGAACCCCAAACAAATCTACTAATTGGCCATCTGGAATATGTAGACATGTTCGAGCCCCTATAAATAACCCTCTCAGGCACACAAGTCACAGATGTACTAaccttaaaggaacacaccaacattttgggaaattagcttattcacTGTCTCTGCCAGAGTTGGATAAGATGACacatacccttctcatctcCATGCGTGCAGTAACTCAGTCTGACGCACCCATGTAATAGAGACGAGAAGGTATATATCATCTTCACTAACTCTGGGGGAGATggtgaataataataatgttggcgtgttcctttaataaataaatgttaaattcaatttaaaaatataatgcTATTAGAACATATTCAGCGTTTATGGTTGTCTTGACTTAACTTTACACATTTTAGACCTTTAAAATCATGCAGTTAAGATGTTTTAATTCAATTTCAAAGTCTTGTGCTACCATATTGACATACATGGTCTTACCTGCGTAGCTTGATACTAGTGCTGGAGACATGACCCTGTAGGCATGGTTACTGGGATCACACAGGTGCAGGTAAGGGTAGGAGTGCTGGTACTGGACGTATGATTGCTGCGGGCTCAAAGCAGAGGCCTCAGATCCCAGAGTCGTACTCTTCAACTCCTCGGTCACTTCCCCCGACGCGTCTTGATCATCAGTTTTCTCAGCGTCGTCCTGGTCATTCCCAAGAGCCTCTGGCCTCTTGTTTAACAATTCCGCTCCCATCTTACTGCCTGACTCCAGAGGCGCGTCCAGATCTTTAGCCTTGTCTGAATGGAGCTCTGCACAGCCCTTGCTGATCTCCTGATTCAGCAGAGTGGCATATTTGGCAGGGTAGGGCCTGGCCCAGCAGAGAGACTCACAATCCTACATCAGGAGGAAAGACTACTATCAAACGTAGGGTATACTCATTTCCTTCTTTGTGGTTGGTGTATATGACACATTTCATGTGTTTATCAAGTGTGACCAGGACACTAATCATCCATTATTGGCGATGATTTTTCTAAAGATGCTTACATCACATGTGTGCaaaatccaatataaaaacAGTTATGAATCAGCAATGGGACTGATAAGATTACATGACAAAAATATTGGTGCTTATGATTTCAAACATTTTAGCATGGTAGATTCTCCTCACCATATTAATTATATTCTTCATATATCTCAGCATTGCCATGAATGTCAGCATCAACTAGAGAACACATTATGGCCACTTACATTAACATGTGACACATTTGAGTCCACTGGGATCTGCTCAGTCAACTCTTTGCCAGATCTGAGCTCCTCAGGCTCTAGCCTCTGGTCTTTCATCATTGTGATGAGGGCAGATTTAACCTGCTGCTTCTCCAGCTCTAGGTAAGGGTGGCCAACCTTGCTGCCACTGCTTTTGACTGTGTTGACACCTTTAGATATCACACCCGTTAATGGCACCTCTCTCACATCCTCTCTCTGCTGTTCTCTGAGCTCCAGCTCCCGCACAGCTTGCGGGCCCTTCTGTTTGTTCTGTTGCATGTCCTCAAACCCGGCCTCCACAGGCGCTCTACTGTGGGAACCGGCTGACAGAGTTAGCAGCTTTTGATCCACTTTGATACTTCGAGAATACTGTCCATAGTATAGCGACTGAGCTAGTGCagtctgtgtgtcagtgatggCCATCTGAAGCTGTGACTGGGTGCCAGAGGGGCATATGTCCTTTTTCTTAGTGTCGGCTGAGTCTGTGATTTTAAATTCCTCTGCAACCTCCTTCAAATCGTCCTTCTTTGTTTTTCCGTCGTATGCTGCAGAGACCTTAGGAAATGTGGAGGGGTTGGCCTGCCCCGCGTGCACAAACCCCTGAAGACAGTAGGAGTCATAACCATGATATAGGGGGGAGGACTGGGCTTCCTTCAGTGCACCAGGGACAACCCTGGCATTTGCACTGTGGCCAGGGTTTGGCTCTGTAGCAGCGTTTACCTTCAACTTTGTGTTTAAGCGGCCATCTGAACCACCATCATCTGCTGCATCTGAGATGTCTGAGTACGCTGGGCTGTTGGTCTTGCTGGTGGGCCCCTCCCCATTGGCCAGAGTGCTGGAGTCAAGTCTAGAGCAACCTCCAATGGAGGGACTGGGGGCATTGTCAGTGAAGGTGTACACTTTGTCTGCCTCTGCCCTTATGCTTGCCATTCGGCTCTCCTGAGTTTCATTTGGACCATTGGAGACCTCCTGCTTACTCAGATGTTCCTTCAGGAGGCTGATAGAAAAGTCTTTTCCAATGCCTTTTGAGTCCTCCATCTTTACATGTACATGTTCAGACTTTGTACTCCTGATGTCCTTACAATGTCTGTCTTTCAGTCTTTGTTTATCTTTTCTTTTGCCTTCTTTGCAAGTGGCCAGAGTCGAACTTGGCAAATTAGGCTGCAAAATCATGTCCAGTTTTGGTTTGATGGGTTTTAGAGAGAGGCTCTTGGCTTTTGTTAGAGCCACAGTGGGCGATGAATGGTGACAGCTGGCCTCAGCGCTGTTTGCAGAGAACGTTGTTGTAGGAATGGCAATAAGCTTTGGTGGAGCGGGAGGCGTCACGATAAACCTCCCAGCCCTAGCCTTTGATGAGCATTTCTCAGCTTTGCCCATTTCTTTTTTACTCAGGTCATCTACCTCACGCTTGTCAATCACATCCTCCGCCTCCAGCTTTGGCATTTCGACTGAGGAGCTGCGATCTGCAATGAGACAATTCTCTAAAACCACTGTCATGTTGGAGATGATTGGTAGGTTGCTCAAGTCATCTGCGGGGCCTTCTTTGGTCACTGCATGCCTTCGTGATTTAGAGGCCATTATGAGGCCCGGCTCGTTATTCAGCATCATCTTTCTGCCCTTCGAGGGGCCCAGCGCTCCAAGCTTGGGTGGCGAGATTGCTTTCTTCGAGGAAGAGGGGGTGGCCTCAGTGCAGCTGAAAGCCAGGCCTCTCACCgggcccccctcctcctcatccgtAAGCCGCTCTTCGTTCTCCACCTCAAACTCCTGCTTCCTGTCTGTGTCTAAGTGCGCATGTGACTGATGGTACCGCAAGCCATTGATGTGCTTGTACTTCTTGTTGCAGTTTGGGTGCGGGCAGTCAATCAGCATTGGTGAGGGACACGCTTGGTCAAGGAATACTGGATCAGACTTCCCCTGCGGTGTGGAGGGTGCGCTTCGGGATTTGGCTCGTATCCGTTTCCCGTTCCCATTCTTAATGTCCTCAGTGACTAGTGTCAGATCCAGGTCAGCGGGAGCTTTGATTTTCCTTTTGCCTTGCGACAGTGGACTAGTCTTGAGCTCTTCCTCAGTGTAGTAGGGAGGTGTCCTGCAGTTGCTCAGCAGGTTCAAGCTGCCTCTGCGTCCTTTGCTGCTCATTCCAACCCCGCGTCTCTTGTGGGGCAGTGCTCGGACTTTAGGAAGCACCGGCTCTACGATGGCCTGCTCTGGAATAGCCAGTCGCATGCGCTTGCTGCGGCCACGTCCTCCTTGTGTCTCAGCATCAGTGGTTGGTGAGTCACAGAATCTAAAAATGAAAGCAGGCCGACATTGTGatagtattttattgacaaaACAACACATATTTCCTTTTGTATTTACTGTGCAGCTTGCAGGTTGCTGAATAGTCGGCTCTCTCTTGTTTATTCAAGTCCAGACAGTAGCAGTTGCAGTGAGTGAACAGTCAAGGTTTTCTGTTGACTGTCATCAATGCCAGATGCAGTTATTCACACAACAAAATTATTTACCTTGGTGGTGCCCAGTCATGTTTCGTACAGTCCAGTAGGGTTCCTACATATGTCCTCTTCCTCCATGTAACGTTAACTACAAGTACACCTATAATTGGAACAGAAATGAGTGCCAGCCACAGCaatgcatgtgcatttgtttatTAGGTACAGTGATCTTCCAGCATGACCATTTAGATGCACACAATTCTATAGAACAGAAGTATTTACAAAAAGCCTTATATACATATTACAATCATCAATATGATATACAACTGGCCTCACTGTAAAAAAAGCAACATGTTGATGGCAGAAATTGAAGTGATACCATGCTGTACAGCCATTAGTTGTGTCACATTACACCATGGCAACAATTCTAGACCATCAGAGGACCAGGGTTCACAATTATCAATTATCTTGTCTAT
It includes:
- the znf608 gene encoding zinc finger protein 608 isoform X2; the encoded protein is MSVISSVDESIKANGVDTYDSGDDWEIGLGNLIINLDADLEKDQRKLEMNRVLSIKSNVKRCEDLAFSCATTVLDGLTNPSAQPPSVARGNACKESKKFKVKRSNSSNVKDKILSLDTLYGIPKVCIGKRQESQGRLGEATEMNSAADQENSKLNTSDVTISCAKGKEEKRGKNHSRTLKRERDTVRTRKEKQGDALASLDFSGVRASENDCAVEGEENPCHSEDSEMGDSKGGVGARIMGSAIVVNKIEEIDAPARTQKTLQVRTRSVGTNTQEPGKASDAAQMGPCQPGTSVNLEGIVWHETEEGVLVVNVTWRKRTYVGTLLDCTKHDWAPPRFCDSPTTDAETQGGRGRSKRMRLAIPEQAIVEPVLPKVRALPHKRRGVGMSSKGRRGSLNLLSNCRTPPYYTEEELKTSPLSQGKRKIKAPADLDLTLVTEDIKNGNGKRIRAKSRSAPSTPQGKSDPVFLDQACPSPMLIDCPHPNCNKKYKHINGLRYHQSHAHLDTDRKQEFEVENEERLTDEEEGGPVRGLAFSCTEATPSSSKKAISPPKLGALGPSKGRKMMLNNEPGLIMASKSRRHAVTKEGPADDLSNLPIISNMTVVLENCLIADRSSSVEMPKLEAEDVIDKREVDDLSKKEMGKAEKCSSKARAGRFIVTPPAPPKLIAIPTTTFSANSAEASCHHSSPTVALTKAKSLSLKPIKPKLDMILQPNLPSSTLATCKEGKRKDKQRLKDRHCKDIRSTKSEHVHVKMEDSKGIGKDFSISLLKEHLSKQEVSNGPNETQESRMASIRAEADKVYTFTDNAPSPSIGGCSRLDSSTLANGEGPTSKTNSPAYSDISDAADDGGSDGRLNTKLKVNAATEPNPGHSANARVVPGALKEAQSSPLYHGYDSYCLQGFVHAGQANPSTFPKVSAAYDGKTKKDDLKEVAEEFKITDSADTKKKDICPSGTQSQLQMAITDTQTALAQSLYYGQYSRSIKVDQKLLTLSAGSHSRAPVEAGFEDMQQNKQKGPQAVRELELREQQREDVREVPLTGVISKGVNTVKSSGSKVGHPYLELEKQQVKSALITMMKDQRLEPEELRSGKELTEQIPVDSNVSHVNDCESLCWARPYPAKYATLLNQEISKGCAELHSDKAKDLDAPLESGSKMGAELLNKRPEALGNDQDDAEKTDDQDASGEVTEELKSTTLGSEASALSPQQSYVQYQHSYPYLHLCDPSNHAYRVMSPALVSSYAGFHYPLYGKTAGREEADLSQSNNSSMNSKPPSDSTTLELRQHHNMPYHGKSPVPGERGSPERERDLEQEREPVPYSQHLHTHHHTHLGMGYTLMPGQYDPYPGLSPTAVVSSQKKHNSSNESDGKM